A window of Cellulomonas fimi contains these coding sequences:
- the serB gene encoding phosphoserine phosphatase SerB: protein MSTPAPRTAVPAATAPSAGSDDDTRRLVVMDVDSTFITSEVVEMLAAHAGSEALVTEITERAMRGEIDFAESLHERVATLAGLPASVCDDVLGQVELSPGAVELVAEMDARGWPVGLVSGGFLEIVEPLAARLGIRLVHANRLEVADGRLTGRVAGPVVDRAVKAQTLRAYAARVGVPMERTVAIGDGANDLDMLAAAGFGIAFNAKPLVAASADAVVTDRLDAVLGLPPFVVGA from the coding sequence GTGAGCACCCCCGCGCCCCGCACCGCCGTGCCCGCCGCGACCGCCCCGTCGGCCGGGTCCGACGACGACACGCGCCGTCTCGTCGTCATGGACGTCGACTCGACGTTCATCACGAGCGAGGTCGTCGAGATGCTCGCGGCGCACGCGGGCTCCGAGGCGCTCGTCACCGAGATCACCGAGCGGGCGATGCGCGGCGAGATCGACTTCGCCGAGTCGCTCCACGAGCGCGTCGCGACGCTCGCAGGGCTGCCCGCGTCGGTGTGCGACGACGTGCTCGGCCAGGTCGAGCTCTCCCCCGGCGCGGTCGAGCTCGTCGCGGAGATGGACGCGCGCGGCTGGCCCGTCGGTCTGGTGTCGGGCGGGTTCCTCGAGATCGTGGAGCCGCTGGCCGCCCGTCTCGGCATCCGGCTCGTGCACGCCAACCGGCTGGAGGTCGCCGACGGCCGGCTCACGGGCCGCGTCGCCGGGCCCGTGGTCGACCGCGCGGTCAAGGCGCAGACGCTGCGGGCGTACGCGGCGCGGGTCGGGGTGCCGATGGAGCGCACGGTCGCGATCGGGGACGGTGCGAACGACCTCGACATGCTCGCGGCGGCGGGGTTCGGCATCGCGTTCAACGCCAAGCCGCTCGTGGCCGCGTCGGCCGACGCCGTCGTCACGGACCGGCTCGACGCGGTGCTCGGCCTGCCGCCGTTCGTCGTCGGCGCGTGA
- a CDS encoding DUF4037 domain-containing protein: MTTAFVPGAELARLLHGHVAPVLAARGLPYTAALVGPGSDVLGFDDVTSTDHDWGPRLQVLLTPEDHATHAAALHEELRHRLPEEVGGWTTRAAAPASDGTRGPGSGGPGTPVEHRVDVLTLDTLLTRVLGDVRPPLSTADWLVVPQQRLLSLTAGVVLHDDLGLERVRAELAAYPQDVWLYQQASAWSAIGEDAHLAPRAGMAGDDLGSRLVTARVCRTAVLLAFLQARRYAPYDKWLGTAFRRLPAAADLAGPLDATLAAADWRTRQRALGEVLVALLRAHNALDVTPPVPERTVPFHTRPFAVVEAESVADLLLAAVTEPSVRSLGRRRLIGGVDLVTQSTALSTDVTRGAALRSLYA, encoded by the coding sequence GTGACGACCGCGTTCGTCCCCGGCGCGGAGCTCGCGCGCCTGCTCCACGGTCACGTCGCGCCCGTGCTCGCGGCGCGCGGCCTGCCGTACACCGCGGCGCTGGTCGGGCCGGGGTCGGACGTGCTGGGCTTCGACGACGTGACGTCGACGGACCACGACTGGGGTCCGCGGCTGCAGGTGCTGCTCACCCCCGAGGACCACGCGACGCACGCCGCCGCGCTGCACGAGGAGCTCCGGCACCGGCTGCCCGAGGAGGTCGGCGGCTGGACCACACGGGCCGCGGCACCGGCCTCCGACGGCACCCGCGGACCGGGCAGCGGCGGACCCGGCACCCCGGTCGAGCACCGGGTCGACGTGCTGACCCTCGACACGCTCCTCACGCGCGTGCTCGGCGACGTCCGCCCACCCCTGTCGACCGCCGACTGGCTCGTCGTCCCGCAGCAGCGCCTGCTGTCCCTCACCGCGGGCGTCGTGCTGCACGACGACCTCGGCCTGGAGCGCGTGCGCGCCGAGCTGGCCGCCTACCCGCAGGACGTGTGGCTCTACCAGCAGGCGTCGGCGTGGTCGGCGATCGGCGAGGACGCGCACCTCGCGCCGCGGGCGGGCATGGCCGGCGACGACCTCGGCTCACGGCTCGTCACGGCGCGTGTGTGCCGCACCGCGGTGCTCCTGGCGTTCCTCCAGGCACGCCGGTACGCGCCCTACGACAAGTGGCTCGGCACGGCGTTCCGACGGCTGCCGGCGGCGGCCGACCTCGCCGGGCCGCTCGACGCGACCCTCGCGGCCGCGGACTGGCGGACGCGCCAGCGGGCGCTCGGGGAGGTGCTCGTCGCACTCCTGCGCGCGCACAACGCGCTCGACGTCACGCCACCGGTGCCCGAGCGGACGGTGCCGTTCCACACCCGCCCGTTCGCGGTGGTCGAGGCCGAGAGCGTCGCCGACCTGCTGCTCGCCGCCGTGACCGAGCCGTCGGTCCGCTCGCTGGGTCGCCGACGGCTGATCGGCGGCGTCGACCTCGTCACGCAGAGCACGGCGCTGTCGACGGACGTCACGCGCGGCGCAGCCCTGCGTAGCCTCTACGCCTGA
- a CDS encoding SixA phosphatase family protein has protein sequence MTSDSAHRLLLLRHAKAEHPEGLPDHQRPLSLVGRKQSGQVGAQLAAAGLVPDLVLCSTSLRTRQTWDLVRGTLGADPALELRDEVYDAGLSSLLDVVRAVRDDVATVLVVGHEPTMSRAAAALAGPDSDVAALSRVQVGVPTASWSVLGFTGPWSGLAPASATLERLGLPG, from the coding sequence GTGACGTCCGACTCCGCCCACCGACTGCTCCTGCTCCGGCACGCCAAGGCCGAGCACCCCGAGGGCCTTCCCGACCACCAGCGGCCGTTGTCGCTGGTCGGTCGCAAGCAGTCCGGCCAGGTCGGCGCGCAGCTCGCTGCGGCGGGTCTGGTCCCGGACCTCGTGCTGTGCTCCACGAGCCTGCGCACCCGGCAGACGTGGGACCTCGTGCGCGGCACGCTCGGCGCCGACCCGGCCCTCGAGCTGCGTGACGAGGTCTACGACGCGGGCCTCTCGTCGCTGCTCGACGTGGTGCGTGCCGTGCGCGACGACGTGGCGACCGTGCTCGTCGTCGGGCACGAGCCCACGATGAGCCGGGCCGCCGCCGCGCTCGCCGGGCCGGACTCGGACGTCGCGGCGCTGTCGCGCGTCCAGGTCGGCGTGCCGACGGCGAGCTGGTCGGTGCTCGGGTTCACCGGCCCGTGGTCGGGGCTCGCGCCGGCGAGCGCGACGCTCGAGCGCCTCGGCCTGCCGGGCTGA
- the fabI gene encoding enoyl-ACP reductase FabI gives MGLLDGKKLLVTGVLTDGSIAFHVARLAQEQGAQVVLTSFGRQFRLTQAIARRLPVEAQVLQLDATSQEDLDALADRVREAGFDSLDGVVHSIGFAPQSVMGGNFLAGEWDDVATALHVSAYSLKSLAVAAQPLLARGSAVVGLTFDARYAWPVYDWMGVAKAAFESTARYLARDLGPHGVRVNLVSAGPIRTTAAKSIPGFEAMEGGWPDRAPLGWDVSDPEPTARAVAALLSDWFPATTGEIVHVDGGVHAMGL, from the coding sequence ATGGGTCTGCTCGACGGCAAGAAGCTCCTCGTCACCGGCGTCCTCACCGACGGCTCGATCGCGTTCCACGTCGCGCGCCTCGCGCAGGAGCAGGGCGCGCAGGTCGTGCTCACCTCCTTCGGCCGGCAGTTCCGGCTCACCCAGGCGATCGCCCGGCGCCTGCCCGTCGAGGCGCAGGTCCTGCAGCTCGACGCGACGTCGCAGGAGGACCTCGACGCGCTCGCGGACCGCGTGCGCGAGGCGGGCTTCGACAGCCTCGACGGCGTCGTGCACTCGATCGGCTTCGCGCCGCAGTCCGTCATGGGCGGCAACTTCCTCGCGGGCGAGTGGGACGACGTCGCGACCGCGCTGCACGTCAGCGCGTACTCGCTGAAGTCGCTCGCGGTCGCCGCGCAGCCGCTGCTGGCCCGCGGCTCGGCCGTCGTCGGCCTCACGTTCGACGCGCGCTACGCGTGGCCCGTCTACGACTGGATGGGTGTCGCCAAGGCGGCGTTCGAGTCGACCGCCCGCTACCTCGCGCGCGACCTCGGCCCGCACGGCGTGCGGGTCAACCTCGTGTCCGCGGGCCCGATCCGCACGACCGCCGCGAAGTCGATCCCCGGCTTCGAGGCGATGGAGGGCGGCTGGCCCGACCGTGCGCCGCTCGGCTGGGACGTGTCCGACCCCGAGCCCACGGCGCGCGCCGTCGCCGCGCTGCTGTCCGACTGGTTCCCGGCGACGACCGGCGAGATCGTGCACGTCGACGGCGGCGTGCACGCGATGGGCCTGTGA
- a CDS encoding beta-ketoacyl-ACP reductase — protein MPETSDNATPAHRPRSVLVTGANRGIGRSIAERFVAAGDQVATIYRSGDLPDGVLGAVADVRDTAAVDAAFTEIEAAHGPVEVVVANAGVTRDQLLLRMTDEEFTDVLDVNLTGAFRVVRRASKGMIRLRRGRIVLISSVVGLYGGPGQVNYSASKSALVGMARSITRELGGRGITANVVAPGFIDTDMTRALPEDRQKAYLASIPAGRFAQPEEVAAAVEFVASDAAGYISGAVIPVDGGLGMGH, from the coding sequence GTGCCTGAGACTTCCGACAACGCCACGCCCGCTCACCGCCCGCGCAGCGTCCTCGTGACCGGCGCGAACCGCGGCATCGGCCGGTCCATCGCGGAGCGCTTCGTCGCCGCCGGTGACCAGGTCGCGACGATCTACCGCTCGGGCGACCTGCCCGACGGCGTCCTGGGCGCCGTGGCCGACGTGCGCGACACCGCCGCCGTCGACGCGGCGTTCACGGAGATCGAGGCCGCGCACGGTCCCGTCGAGGTCGTCGTCGCGAACGCCGGCGTCACGCGCGACCAGCTGCTCCTGCGCATGACCGACGAGGAGTTCACCGACGTCCTCGACGTCAACCTCACGGGTGCCTTCCGGGTCGTGCGGCGCGCGTCGAAGGGCATGATCCGGCTGCGCCGGGGGCGCATCGTGCTCATCTCGTCCGTCGTCGGCCTGTACGGCGGCCCCGGCCAGGTGAACTACTCCGCGTCGAAGTCCGCGCTCGTCGGCATGGCGCGGTCCATCACGCGCGAGCTGGGCGGCCGCGGGATCACCGCCAACGTCGTCGCGCCCGGCTTCATCGACACCGACATGACGCGCGCGCTGCCCGAGGACCGCCAGAAGGCCTACCTCGCGTCGATCCCCGCCGGCCGGTTCGCGCAGCCCGAGGAGGTCGCCGCGGCCGTCGAGTTCGTCGCCTCGGACGCCGCCGGCTACATCTCCGGGGCCGTGATCCCCGTCGACGGCGGCCTCGGCATGGGTCACTGA
- a CDS encoding DUF3099 domain-containing protein yields the protein MSSRRTPRAHEAPGDDVQRITSAPESLADDMARRQRRYLAQMGVRMVCFAAAFFAWGHLPVVVPILLLIAAVVLPYVAVLFANAGRERRDTDDASFMQYREIGPGSGPHHQVGGGS from the coding sequence GTGAGCAGCCGCAGGACTCCCAGAGCGCACGAGGCGCCGGGCGACGACGTCCAGCGCATCACGTCCGCGCCCGAGTCGCTCGCGGACGACATGGCCCGCCGGCAGCGCCGCTACCTCGCCCAGATGGGCGTCCGCATGGTGTGCTTCGCGGCCGCCTTCTTCGCGTGGGGCCACCTGCCCGTCGTCGTGCCGATCCTCCTGCTGATCGCCGCCGTGGTGCTGCCGTACGTCGCGGTCCTGTTCGCCAACGCGGGCCGCGAGCGTCGCGACACCGACGACGCGTCGTTCATGCAGTACCGCGAGATCGGGCCCGGCTCGGGTCCGCACCACCAGGTCGGGGGCGGCTCGTGA
- a CDS encoding SURF1 family protein, with protein sequence MSAAARRAVGIVCVGVVLATACVFLGRWQWNRHVWRDAAIAVVETNYAADPVPLDDVLTSTDEVLGKADEWRTVEVVGRYDADATVLLRNRPVDGHPAYHVLVPFVVTDASAGTAEAPTGAGDVLVVDRGWVPTGEDASAAVDVPAPPTGTVTLTARLRLDERETTRTAPPGQVQAVASSQVLAAGGLDVVPYAAYAQRLAEDPAPADVPGTLPPPSTDPGSHLSYAFQWWAFALLILGGSVFVARREAALLTEAAETGTPRADEDERPATSPSTGSHPGRPTPGTPPANRRGAPSAPRRRGGRAEDEEDALIDAQLAARDEQDGPVRPAR encoded by the coding sequence GTGAGTGCGGCCGCTCGCCGGGCCGTCGGGATCGTCTGCGTCGGGGTCGTGCTCGCGACGGCGTGCGTGTTCCTGGGCCGCTGGCAGTGGAACCGGCACGTCTGGCGCGACGCGGCGATCGCGGTCGTCGAGACGAACTACGCGGCCGACCCGGTGCCCCTCGACGACGTGCTCACGTCCACGGACGAGGTGCTCGGCAAGGCCGACGAGTGGCGCACGGTCGAGGTGGTCGGGCGCTACGACGCCGACGCGACGGTCCTGCTGCGCAACCGCCCGGTCGACGGGCACCCCGCGTACCACGTGCTCGTGCCGTTCGTCGTGACGGACGCCTCCGCGGGCACCGCAGAGGCCCCCACGGGAGCGGGCGACGTGCTCGTCGTCGACCGCGGCTGGGTGCCGACGGGCGAGGACGCGAGCGCCGCGGTCGACGTACCCGCTCCCCCGACCGGGACCGTGACGCTCACCGCGCGCCTGCGGCTCGACGAGCGCGAGACGACCCGGACGGCGCCGCCGGGGCAGGTCCAGGCCGTCGCGTCGTCGCAGGTCCTCGCGGCGGGCGGGCTCGACGTGGTGCCGTACGCCGCCTACGCGCAGCGCCTGGCCGAGGACCCCGCGCCCGCCGACGTGCCCGGGACGCTGCCCCCGCCCAGCACCGACCCCGGCTCGCACCTGTCGTACGCGTTCCAGTGGTGGGCGTTCGCGCTGCTGATCCTCGGCGGGTCGGTGTTCGTCGCCCGGCGCGAGGCGGCGCTGCTGACCGAGGCCGCGGAGACCGGCACACCGCGCGCGGACGAGGACGAGCGGCCCGCGACGTCGCCGTCGACCGGGTCGCACCCGGGTCGGCCGACGCCCGGCACCCCGCCCGCGAACCGCCGCGGCGCACCGTCCGCCCCGCGCCGGCGCGGCGGGCGCGCCGAGGACGAGGAGGACGCCCTGATCGACGCGCAGCTCGCGGCGCGCGACGAGCAGGACGGGCCCGTCAGGCCAGCGCGATGA